The genomic interval GATGTGAGTGATATTTGTCTTCATTCAGCTGCAGATCATAATATCAGAATATTAAACAGCCAATAAACTTTCTTGCTTGATTcagaaatgaaacagcagaTGGCTTGTCGCACGGATATTTAGGACACAGTCAAGTGTTGTGctgtttatataaaaacaacaggttTAGACTTGAAGAGACTAGAAACCACTATATTGTCTCTAAAGGAAGCCGTTACAGACGGCGGCTGATCTGCATCAGATTAGCGTGCGGGTGTGAGATCTCACCAGGATCTTCTCTGCGTTAAGTGAGAAGACTGACTCGCAGGGCGGGTTGCTTCCCTCCTCACAGTCTGGGTCTTCTAACTGTAAAATCGCAGATTCTGAAAAGACAAAGCGTTAATCATGGGCGAGCACTTAACATGGGAATGGATAAATCAGTTTCAAAAGATCACATTTATTAAATGCTCCAATCCAGTCTAACCACAAGTCCTCTAAGttgcattaaaatgttttgatatttcaaaggaaaaatgtcagagatgTCAAACTGGCCTCACCCCACTCAGAGTGGATTCCAAACCAACACGGCATCTCAGCTATGTGGTCTGAATAACTCCACGTAAGCCTTCAGACCGAGAGGCGAGGGATGAGTGGGTAATTGATTAAACTCAAATGATGTTGAATTCTTtgacagctgctctgtttgagcattaaaaaaacattttgatcatCCTACAGAGCAAACCATACTCCAGCTGCACTAACACTGTCACAGTTTAAActcatattttcttcttttttttgattaattactTGGaagataaaaatatttcatcatgGCCACAGGAATCATAAAACCATGTATCTTCAATTTCACCGCCCTGCATGGTAAAATGGTTGAGAGTGTGGTCAAGGACTAATCTGTAAAGTTTCAGTCTGTTATCTTTTTATCACAGAAAGATAACCCCGACAGCGTAAAAGCTGACTCACTGTTCAGACGCATTCAACTGAACTAAGGCTGCAAATAATAATTGTTTTCATTAGCAATTAATTTATCAACAACTGTCTTGATTAACTGTtatctataaataaataacaggaaacaataaaaaaaacaataaaagacagGTTTTGGCATTTTCCCTCAAaaattgaaactgaaataaaaaactgaTAATGAAACTTATAATCCACTTGAGctaaaacatacacaaacactgctgtggtgctttgaaatattttacaaatcACTAGCAAaatctcctcttcttctttttaaaccAAGCGGCACAAATATCAACATGATGTCATCTTATACATCCAGTTCACCTGCCATTCTCCTACACCAAAATACTCTATAGGGAACAGAGTGTCCTAAAAACTGAGATTATGTCAAAACTATAGAGCTGTGTGCATCATTTACACTCAGTTTGcaatttattaggaacacccagCTAAAACTCATGCAGTCAAATACAGCCATTATGCATTAAATCCTATCTTCACCAAGgttgtaatgttcagtttgtgagGAAACTGTTTCAGCAGGGTGGTGAGTCAACCTTATGCTCAGTCTGGAGGCTGTAATTTGTGGCGCTGCTGAACTGTATTTATGAGGACAGgtgtttctctcattttgtccACTTCATTTAAATCAGTGAGGGCAGGCTATACAACAGAAAGACCTCACTGTAAGATGCATAACAGTTCCACAAACTCTATCCTACATAAAGATCATACAGCTGGATCAACACCTTTCTTTGAGGAATATTAATTGCAAGACtattgtattagactgcattaatTTTGCTGGGTGATCCTAGTAAAATACTGTCTGGAAATATATGCAGAATTCACAAGAAGCTCATTACCAtctgcaaaatattcagttttattctgttAAATATGTAATTTTGCTGCTGgacaaagcaacaacaaaattgCGTGTTTTTTGACTGGAGTTTGGTGAAGACCTCTTCGAGTGACCTAAAGTATTCCGTTTATGAAGTGAGTAAATCCTAGATTTCCTAAATATTATGTACACATTAATATTCTTTCACTACTCTCTTTCATCGATTTTTGGTAGCAAATCTCATTTAACCTCAACGACAGTAAGAGTATCAGCTCATTTTAGTAATCTCTTCTGGGCTGTCACTGTTTGTTGTTATTAGCCTCTTTAACATTAGCTTACAAACGGTTAAGCTAGCCGGGGACCACAGTAGTGACAGTTGCACCGAGGAGGACGTGGCAAagtaacagagaaaacagagactTTACCGCAGTCTGCCGCGTACTCTTCCCACTCGGACAGCGAGCTGCATCCCTGCTTGTGGAGCTCGTTGTTGAACAAAGTCAGAGTGGAGAAATACTCGGTGGAGATGATTGCCCGGCACAGGTAGAGTAGTGAGATCGCTACCAAAACAACAGCCCGGCTAGCAGGGGCCATGTTGCGCTACATGTGTGACGCCAGCGAGCGGAAGCTGCTGCAGTTCGTTCGACCAAACCGAACGAACACGCCCCCCTCACGCGCGAGTCTGCGGGAACGGAACCAACCGAACAAGACAACCGCAGGACGACTACACTACAACTCCCGGCGTGCTCTGCGGCTGTCAAACCGGTCCCTCCAGCGTCAAGTCAAGTCACcagtcagacaaaataaacaaaatgttttccgTTATACCTTTCAAATTAAAGCCAAACTACACAACTGTCAGTCTTAATTataatttattataaatattattttttggtGCCAAAATCATTACATAATGGAGTCCATCATTTACTAACCACTATATTACTGGTATAATGCTATATTGTGTACAATGTAGACCCTTGTTCAATTCAAGGCtttaaagacaaatataaatatatataaataaaatatgacttgacttaatttgacatttattatttttaataaacaatattaaatgaattatgtaaaaaaaaaaaaaagtatctaaATACTGAGTTAGTTGCACTCCACCACTAGGTATAGTATAGTTTAACATGTAGTATAAGAAAGCTCAACcgtaaataaaaaatgaataaataaattatataaataataaaagggAATACATATTACAGAACATACTCATATAACTCTTTCCAACCCCTTAGATGCTAACCAAGCTGCACTTATTTTGAAGGGGGCACTGTATGGAACATCCTTACTTCCGGTTGGTTCGCCTCACATGCTAGCGGCTTTTCGTAGCTGTTTACAGATGAAAGAATGGGCAAAAGTGTCTTTAGGTGTGTTGAATGTAACGAAAAAGCAACGGAGCTGCACCGGGATTACAGTAACGGGATCCTGAAGATAACTATATGTGTACGTTATCTATTAAGACCTTAGATTTGATGTAGTTTTGTTCAGTGTTACTGGTTATGCGCAGGATGCTAGCTAACCAGCTTTGACTCAAAGTTGTAACATTAACctgcctttttttcttattattcttTTCTGAAACTATATAATTTTTCTAGCTATATATCGAGGTCGATGTTTACATATTATTTTACGTTTCGTCATGTTGTCAGTGTAAAACAATACTCCTCACAGGTACACAGGTGTGTAGCATCAGGGttggttgtttttgtctgaggATAGAGAGTTTAATCAATAATTAACACATAAATAACAGACAGGTATAAGGGTTTTCATTGTCTGTGGGCCTTTTTTCCAGGAGTCCTGCCAAAAGCCAGTGGACAAGTACATAGAATATGACCCTGTTATCATCTTGATTGATGCCATTTTGTGCAAAACTCAGGCTTTCAGACACATTTTGTTCAACACAAGCTTGAATGTAAGTAACCTCAACTATTTTAACTTGTGGTAATGTACCTATCTGATATGTGTAATACAGCTTTGTATGGATGTATGCAACCACTGCTCTCCTCTGAGGCTGAAAATCCATCTTGAAACATCTGTCAAATTAGTGTGATATCTTATTCTATCAGTGTTAACATCCAGTGTTATCCAGCtttgtcctctcctctcacctctgtaGATCCACTGgaagttgtgtgtgttctgcctGCTGTGTGAAGCTTACCTCAGGTGGTCTCTGCTCCATGGCTCTGAGCAGAGCAGTGACCCCGCTGACATTATCAGATACACCAAGGAATGGGAGTTTTACAGCATGTTTGGATTGGCCGCCCTCGGTACGATAATATAACCAGAGTTCAATCATACATATCTGTTAAATAAGTACTGCTTGTATCAATGTGGAACCACAGCCATAGTTTATGCTATGAAAGCtatgaaaacatcagtgtatTCCTCTAACTTCACAGGTGTTATCTCTTAGAAGATAACTCATATtctcattatcaattaatcatggTGATGCAGAGCCAGGTGGGACATGCTATTTGACATGGTTCCTAAGTCCctgatgtgtctgtctgttgttccCACAGAGCTGGTGGCGTTCTGCAGCAGCGTGCTGTGGTTCCTTTGGGTGGTGGTGGATCGTCTGCAGGGTGGGAACTTAGAGCTCAGCCTGCTCATCAGAGCCCTGCTGCTGTCCTGCTACGGGAAGGTCCTCCTCATCCCTGCTGTCATCTGGGAGCACGACTACTCCCCGCTCTGTCTGGGTCTCATCAAACTGTTTGTGCTCACCTCAAACTCACAGGCAATCAGAGGTATGAGAACATGCTGGCTTCATGGGTCTAGGGATGACATGTgggtcagtccaccactttggacCAGACTGAAATTTTTAGACAACCATTTGacagattgccatgaaatttctAGATCCCCAAGGATCAATTAGATGCCTCTTGTGCCATCATCACTACCTGCAAGAAGTACACGACTACTAATTCTGGATCAGGAGTAGACATGTGGCACCGgtattcagtatattaaaaTACGGTAAAACAGTGCTTTTATGGAGAAACCTTTGAAACAGCTGTAGACACGGTGGCTGTGAGAGCTCAACACACCACaacttaagaaaaaaacatgcaaacagacaaaacataaGCAAATTCATTTGACACACctgctgcaaatacacacaacataaCCAAATACAGATACAATACAGACAGCATCTGAAGTATTTGTGTCTCCTGGAAGCATTTCTGTTGTCAGTCTGTGCTActtggttgtgttgtgtgtatttgcagtgttacagtgttgTCAGGCTGTGCTTCCACATTGCAATGATTTCTAACAATAATAATGGTGCTCAGACACATCACTGTTATTGTGGATGTTACGTGGTAATGTTATCTTTAATTTTAGAATCAAGAACTTTTCACATCCATGAATCCAACAGAGAAATTAGGAGCAACTTTTAATTAAGTAGAGCAGCTTGTTCAGAGACATCAGGGATGTGCTGGTGCTTCATTCCCCAGACAACATTTCAAAGCACCAGCAGGTGGCAACTAACTCTCCCTTTGTTTAACCCCCCTCTGCTCCCAAGCTCCCGACTACAGAGAAGCCAGACATTGAAGAATAAATGTGTTACCTAACAGAAAGGCTTTGGTCCATGTTGCTTGTGTTGTatcattagcagcagcagcagttcctAAAACATAAATCTACTCTTTGTATTTGGCAGCTAACCTGTGACCAGTAAACAATGAGATGTTGATGAGTGATTTATGGTCTGCTGCTCTGATGAGCTGTTTCTGTGCGTCACATTAATGAAGAACAACACTATTACTGATGCCAAGTGCAGTGAAGAAGCTTTCAGCCCTCTCACTGCTTTTGTTGCACTTGTACAGCAGATGACAGGAAAGAGCTTAGTGATAGTTTGTTGACAAGTtgcaggttaaaaacagaaCTTCTCACAAGCTGTGTTGACACCTCTTTGGTTTCCTCATTTGTTGTATGactattataaaaacaaaaactgtatgaAAAACATGTGTATTAATAATTTTCTtatccttttctctcccttccatCTTTTCTGCAGTGATCCTGAACAGCAGCAGACGTCTCTCGCTGATGGCTGTGTGTTTAGGCCTGCTGTCAGAGACCTGCGTGGCTCAGGCCTGTAAAAAGTTTCCATGGAGCATCCAGGACATGTTGACATTTGATTGAACGTCTGCCCTGTCAGACGGAGATAAAAATCACTCATCTCAGGGATGAACAAGTGACTGTAGAGGCCGACTTGTGCCGGAGAGAGCCTGTTTTTAATGAACCTTCTGCACACACGTGGGAGTTGGAGAAGAAGCGGTATTCTTCAAGttccctttttttgttgttatgtttttttgtttgctgctcATTGCGAACCAGTCATCTCTGGtcatttcaaaacaacaaaactatgAGAAGTGATGCTTcctgtgtgacagagacagcCCAGTGCAAATGCCTTAATGAACTGGCTACATGTCGAAGCAGTGTTACACTGCTcggtcagagacagagagcagcagaagaTTTATTTGTAAGAAAATGTTGGTGGTTTTTTGTTAACGTGCAAGAAGGTCAAGATTCcttttgagatttttattttatttgattactTTATTAAGACAGCCCTGGAGAGGAGCTACAACCTGGGAAATCCCGTGAACTAAATTACTGTTAAACCTGTATTCAGTCAATTCAGTCACCACTCTCTAGGAATGACATCAAACACAGACGCTGAGGTTATAAATTGACAATAACTACTTCTCTGTTTGGACAGGACCCAGCCGCCACTCTTCACATTCTTTAGCTCATTGGTGAAATGCTTACCTTTGctcacacgcgcacacacacataaattagATAAATGTTGACACACAGGGTTAGATAAAGCAAATATTATTGACTTAACTCTTGTTTACTGTTGTAACCCGGCCCATGGgccacaacaaaaacaggaatggACATGAAAATGCCAGCAGAGTGAGATTAAGCAGAAAGTGAagcagtaagagagagagaga from Lates calcarifer isolate ASB-BC8 linkage group LG7_1, TLL_Latcal_v3, whole genome shotgun sequence carries:
- the arv1 gene encoding protein ARV1, translating into MGKSVFRCVECNEKATELHRDYSNGILKITICESCQKPVDKYIEYDPVIILIDAILCKTQAFRHILFNTSLNIHWKLCVFCLLCEAYLRWSLLHGSEQSSDPADIIRYTKEWEFYSMFGLAALELVAFCSSVLWFLWVVVDRLQGGNLELSLLIRALLLSCYGKVLLIPAVIWEHDYSPLCLGLIKLFVLTSNSQAIRVILNSSRRLSLMAVCLGLLSETCVAQACKKFPWSIQDMLTFD